Proteins encoded together in one Sylvia atricapilla isolate bSylAtr1 chromosome 2, bSylAtr1.pri, whole genome shotgun sequence window:
- the SIDT1 gene encoding SID1 transmembrane family member 1 produces MAGRAAPAAGALLGALLWAAAGAGLGDNPAPGAFGHVYRGAVNISAERVYAFAYRSEPGQVDAVRVYVNSSSENLQYPVLFVVRQQKGVLSWQVPLIFRGLYQRTYNYQEVSRTLCPTEPTPETRPSNQIIFVDVASMAPFNIAYELLVTRLENFQLETNKAFNFTASPSQPQYFLYKFPQDVDSVIINVVSDAAYPCSVVSVQDIVCPVYDLDHNVEFNGVYQSMTKQAAITVQRKDFPGEQFFVVFVIKPEDYACGGSVPSSIHGNVNRTWNLQRTKNLQVTIVPSIKKSVYVQAMFFSFLGFLSFYLGSVIVAFVHYIRVRRKASAGRLSPEHGAGMMTSSHPISASTPEGSSYGAIDEFSSSGGHQLSSPERRPPAGSDTDSSVEEESDFDTMPEIESDKNIIRTKVFLFLSDLSRKDRRIVSKKYKIYFWNIITIAVFYALPVIQLVITYQTVVNVTGNQDICYYNFLCAHPLGVLSAFNNILSNVGHMMLGFLFLLIVLRRDILHRRAMEMKDIYTLDYGIPKHFGLFYAMGIALMMEGVLSACYHVCPNYSNFQFDTSFMYMIAGLCMLKLYQTRHPDINASAYSAYASFAVVISLAVLGVVFGKNDVWFWVIFSMIHVLASLALSTQIYYMGRFKIDVGIFRRAVMVLYTDCIQQCSRPMYMDRMVLLIVGNLVNWSFAIFGLVYRPRDFASYILGIFICNLLLYLAFYIIMKLRSSEKLLPIPMFCIVATAVVWAAALYFFFQTLSSWEETPAESREKNRPCILLGFFDDHDVWHFLSAAALFFSFLVLLTLDDDLDTVRRDKIPVF; encoded by the exons ATGGCCGGGAGGGCAGCGCCGGCCGCCGGGGCTCTGCTCGGCGCCCTGCTCTGGGCGGCAGCGGGGGCCGGCCTCGGGGACAACCCCGCTCCCGGCGCCTTCGGCCACGTCTACCGGGGCGCCGTGAACATCAGCGCCGAGCGGGTCTACGCCTTCGCCTACCGCAGCGAGCCCGGCCAG GTGGATGCAGTGCGGGTGTACGTGAACAGCAGCTCCGAGAACCTCCAGTACCCCGTGCTGTTTGTAGTTCGGCAGCAGAAGGGAGTGCTGTCATGGCAGGTCCCACTGATTTTTCGAGGCCT CTATCAGAGGACCTACAATTACCAAGAAGTGAGTCGGACCCTCTGTCCCACTGAGCCAACCCCTGAAACAAGACCCTCCAACCAGATTATATTTGTGGACGTCGCTTCCATGGCACCATTCAATATTGCATATGAGCTGCTTGTCACCAGGCTGGAGAACTTCCAACTTGA GACCAACAAAGCCTTTAATTTCactgccagcccttcccagccccag TACTTTCTGTACAAATTTCCTCAGGATGTCGATTCAGTCATTATTAATGTGGTGTCTGATGCAGCCTACCCGTGCTCAGTTGTCTCTGTCCAAGATATTGTG TGCCCAGTGTATGACCTGGACCATAACGTGGAGTTCAATGGAGTTTACCAGTCTATGACAAAGCAGGCAGCCATAACAGTGCAG AGAAAAGATTTCCCAGGTGAGCAGTTCTTCGTTGTGTTCGTCATTAAGCCAGAGGATTATGCCTGCGGGGGTTCTGTGCCTTCTTCAATTCATG GGAATGTCAACCGTACCTGGAACCTGCAACGGACAAAGAACCTTCAAGTGACGATTGTGCCCTCCATTAAAA AGTCTGTTTATGTCCAGGCCATGTTCTTCAGCTTCCTGGGTTTCCTCTCCTTTTACCTGGGCTCAGTGATTGTTGCTTTCGTGCACTACATTAG GGTTCGGAGGAAGGCTTCAGCTGGGAGATTGAGTCCTGAGCATG gagctgggatgatGACTTCTTCACACCCCATCTCAGCCAGCACTCCTGAGGGAAGCAGCTACGGTGCTATTG ACGAGTTCAGCTCCAGTGGTGGACACCAGCTGTCATCCCCGGAGCGCAGGCCCCCGGCCGGCTCGGACACGGACAGCTCCGTGGAGGAGGAGAGTGATTTTGACACCATGCCAGAGATCGAGAGTGATAAGAACATCATCCGCACCAAG GTGTTCCTCTTTCTATCAGACTTGTCCAGGAAAGACCGAAGGATTGTcagcaaaaaatacaaaatctatTTCTG GAACATCATCACCATTGCAGTGTTCTATGCCCTGCCGGTCATCCAGCTCGTCATCACTTACCAGACG GTAGTGAATGTGACGGGCAATCAGGACATCTGCTACTACAACTTCCTGTGTGCTCATCCCCTTGGGGTGCTGAG TGCCTTCAACAACATCCTCAGCAACGTGGGCCACATGATGCTGggctttcttttcctcctcattgTGTTGCGCAGGGACATCCTCCACCGTCGGGCCATGGAGATGAAAGATATCTACACCCTG GACTATGGGATCCCAAAGCATTTTGGTCTTTTTTATGCTATGGGCATTGCTCTGATGATGGAAGGGGTGCTCAGTGCCTGTTACCACGTCTGCCCTAATTACTCCAATTTCCAGTTTG ACACCTCCTTCATGTACATGATTGCTGGACTGTGCATGCTCAAGCTCTACCAGACCCGGCACCCTGACATCAATGCCAGCGCCTACTCCGCCTATGCCTCGTTTGCTGTGGTCATCTCCCTGGCTGTCCTTGGAGTG GTGTTTGGGAAAAATGACGTGTGGTTCTGGGTTATTTTCTCAATGATCCACGTTTTGGCCTCACTGGCTCTCAGCACCCAGATCTACTACATGGGGCGCTTCAAGATCG ACGTGGGCATATTTCGGCGAGCAGTGATGGTGCTGTACACGGACTGTATCCAGCAGTGCAGCCGACCAATGTACATG gataGGATGGTGCTGCTCATTGTTGGGAACCTGGTCAACTGGTCGTT TGCTATCTTTGGGCTGGTGTATCGGCCCAGAGACTTTGCCTCCTACATACTGGGAATCTTCATCTGTAACCTGCTGCTGTATCTGGCCTTCTACATCATCATGAAG CTCCGCAGCTCTGAAAAGCTCCTGCCCATCCCCATGTTCTGCATTGTGGCCACAGCAGTGGTGTGGGCAGCTGCCCTCTACTTCTTCTTCCAGAccctcagcagctgggag GAGACTCCAGCAGAGTCCCGGGAAAAGAACCGGCCGTGCATCCTGCTGGGATTCTTTGATGACCACGATGTCTGGCACTTCCTCTCAGCAGCTGCCTTGTTCTTCTCCTTCCTG GTCCTGCTGACCCTGGACGATGACCTGGATACGGTGCGCAGGGACAAGATCCCAGTGTTCTGA